A window of the Dunckerocampus dactyliophorus isolate RoL2022-P2 chromosome 19, RoL_Ddac_1.1, whole genome shotgun sequence genome harbors these coding sequences:
- the ylpm1 gene encoding YLP motif-containing protein 1 isoform X3, with amino-acid sequence MYPSWGNFGAPPSQNYGGSGPRNMSGGGLAGPQARFGGLQASPSGTLFSSLQEQHLQQMQQLQMLHQKQLQTVLHHGSTAPPYGGGHQGGYSGSSWQSTEPVNLDSGMGTHSLIKGGDTLSTQPDPSKQPPPTQTHAAEAQPAPPPPEPQSSKVTEPNAATDGKTQDAFNKDDKTLPLQNQQQLWYQQHLQNLHKLRQEKRNQKDGNFAMPQPAPPNGQAVQPPPPSETPTGAPLPPLPKEEPPAPPPPPEPDSKQDVEETARLQQLQAAAAQWQQVQQQRVGLHYQALMQQHEKLQQILEKYQPLIQQPPNLQTMSPEMQLRHYETQKQQFTPLYQDWEVSFRMWFEQFQTYPHKDQLHDYEHQWKQWQDQMNATNAHLLERITTLTTMVPYAANQYNNVVIGQYGAYTGQDMQMQPQQVNPGMQFNAVTAGPALQGQPPTPAAAPLHTGGPPAGVGLSGHPSVPSPNFNNIGGPRGNNPGFHQPHMPFDGPPRFDQQTQRFDRPHPLPQPQQRCDAPPQFDQHPQRFDGPPRFDQPHQRFDGPPRFNQPGSRFEAPPRFDQPIQHFDGPPRFDQQPRANPPRFGRSSRFDQPPKQTGPPVPSKKQQETPPQVEQTLKPPPSVDSSLKSVKLPQSDQQNSKSEFSTTDKDMMDDMVEGENFFIPSDPIPQTKMQEETNDSSNIPDSSPKPKPLDSKPAQLASTTLESKQTNAPNVPKPEGLLTNNNPPVVPEKKTEKQLSKTDPVRPPPGTGHCQPLLLVQGRGRGQPPVPMQGTGRGQPPVPVQGTGRGQPPVPVQGTGRGQPPVPVQGTGRGQPPVPVQGTGRGQHPSPVQGRGRGKEQRGHGDFRGQNFVPPEGQIDEMLHDFMPPEEEEFMQEQEEDFQWQDPSVEEFGGETFEAPDEEMWIPEDHHFQTEEKYYEGPLQGPPLGRGGFPMMRGRPPIARGGGPMGRGVPPLGRGGPFIGRGGPPMGRGGPPMGRGGPPMGRGGPPMGRGGPPMGRGGPPMGRGGPPMVRGGPPMGRGGPPMGRGGPPMGRGGPPMGGGEPMDDQWEETETEEYYNEEDAYWGEGRPPMRGMRPPFPSGHRRPPRGCPGFMHQGRGPPPHLAHGPIDEESFGHETGDMEMVPSEHYMYGGHDPHNLPMHPARGRGRRPPPPHEAMGPDGEPFYHEEMENEQDWLPPHGRRPPMPHEIMERGGMGRRPMGRGMARGMMRPGSSHEHEEVYSEVNVENYVHGEDRWRSLHPDDPRHEARFYDSEWDTERPPPERDFSPRLPPLEHFREDRWLDDRERVHPYPYDDEYDRRRGEIRIREYPDEPPSRPEDPSQRPPEWDRPSRHPPSERLYPSYGDHRDEPRLDRPPLSEPAENLPESSIDLAAQGAGGGNVLALSQRQHEIILKAAQELKRIREIQEGKPVETESQPAPADILPDLPAGLLGLEIPPEVRNALKGMTTAAQTAPSWDTNPAALAPAVIPKTVDYGHGHDTGLTVERIAYGERVVLRPDPDRGYEKEPLRDPYSRDPYYDRRSDPYMDRREYSRERELYREKPPPEYERERFGRERYLPRNRDERAPLAPPHHSGYRERDRDLRERDRSGSRDREDLYGRPGYDRPLYERTALDCGGSERYGHGSSPFVDRRSYPEDRGPPAAPLAPPPQPPPQVEKKPEIKNVDDILKPPGRQSRPERIVVIMRGLPGSGKSHVAKLIRDKEVDCGGAPPRVLVLDDYFMSEVEKVEKDPDTGRRVKRKVLEYEYEPEMEDTYRSSMLKTFKKTLDDGFFPFIILDTINDRVKHFDQFWSAAKTKGFEVYIAEITADTHTCSKRNAHGRSHKDITKMSNNWESTPRHMVRLDVRSLLQDAAIEEVEMEDFNPEDEPKEAKREEEEEGDLGYIPKSKWEMDTSEAKLDKLDGLGSGGKRKREGEHMAGMEDYLQLPDDYATRMSQPGKKRVRWADLEEQKDADRKRAIGFVVGQTDWEKITDDSGLLAQKALNRTKYF; translated from the exons ATGTACCCTTCCTGGGGAAATTTTGGTGCACCTCCGTCGCAAAACTACGGAGGGTCTGGCCCACGCAACATGTCGGGTGGAGGACTCGCCGGTCCCCAAGCGCGATTCGGCGGCTTACAGGCCTCGCCGAGCGGCACTCTCTTTTCGAGCCTGCAAGAGCAGCATCTCCAGCAGATGCAGCAGCTCCAGATGCTCCACCAGAAACAGCTCCAGACGGTGCTGCATCACGGCAGCACGGCTCCACCGTACGGCGGAGGACACCAGGGTGGGTATTCGGGGTCGTCGTGGCAGTCAACAGAACCGGTCAATTTGGACAGCGGTATGGGGACGCACTCTCTCATAAAAGGAGGGGACACGTTATCGACACAACCGGACCCGTCGAAGCAGCCGCCGCCGACACAGACGCACGCCGCTGAAGCTCAGCCAGCTCCCCCTCCACCAGAGCCCCAGTCATCGAAAGTTACGGAACCCAACGCTGCTACCGATGGGAAAACACAGGATGCATTCAATAAAGACGACAAAACTTTGCCTTTACAG AATCAACAGCAACTTTGGTACCAGCAACATCTGCAGAACCTGCACAAGTTGAGGCAAGAGAAACGGAACCAAAAAGATGGTAACTTTGCTATGCCGCAGCCGGCGCCACCCAATGGGCAAGCCGTGCAGCCACCGCCTCCATCCGAAACACCCACAGGTGCGCCGCTTCCACCCCTTCCGAAGGAGGAGCCCCCAGCACCGCCCCCACCACCGGAG CCGGACTCAAAGCAAGATGTTGAGGAGACTGCCCGTCTCCAACAGTTACAGGCTGCAGCGGCTCAGTGGCAGCAGGTTCAGCAGCAAAGAGTAGGCTTACATTACCAGGCTCTTATGCAACAGCATGAGAAGCTCCAACAGATACTGGAGAAGTATCAGCCGCTCATTCAGCAACCTCCAAACTTACAG aCAATGTCACCTGAAATGCAGCTGAGGCATTATGAAACGCAAAAGCAGCAGTTCACTCCTCTATACCAAGACTGGGAGGTTTCCTTCAGGATGTGGTTCGAGCAGTTCCAAACGTATCCTCACAAAGACCAACTGCATGACTATGAGCACCAGTGGAAACAATGGCAGGATCAGATGAATGCCACTAATGCCCACCTTCTTGAGCGGATCACTACTCTGACTACAATGGTGCCATACGCTGCAAACCAGTATAATAATGTAGTTATTGGACAATATGGAGCGTACACGGGACAGGACATGCAAATGCAGCCACAACAAGTAAATCCGGGTATGCAGTTCAATGCAGTTACTGCCGGTCCTGCACTCCAAGGTCAGCCGCCCACTCCAGCTGCCGCCCCCCTCCACACAGGAGGTCCCCCTGCTGGGGTTGGACTCTCAGGTCATCCCAGTGTTCCGTCACCAAACTTTAACAACATTGGGGGTCCACG TGGAAACAACCCAGGATTCCACCAGCCACATATGCCATTTGATGGACCTCCAAGGTTTGATCAACAAACACAACGTTTTGACCGCCCCCATCCTTTGCCTCAACCTCAACAACGCTGTGACGCTCCACCTCAATTTGATCAGCACCCACAGCGCTTTGATGGTCCTCCTCGCTTTGATCAACCACATCAACGCTTCGATGGTCCCCCCCGCTTTAACCAACCAGGGTCGCGCTTTGAAGCCCCTCCCAGATTTGACCAACCCATTCAACATTTTGATGGTCCCCCAAGATTTGACCAGCAACCAAGAGCTAATCCACCTCGATTTGGAAGGTCATCCAGATTTGATCAGCCCCCAAAACAGACAGGCCCACCAGTGCcctcaaaaaaacagcaagaaacCCCACCTCAAGTGGAACAAACTCTTAAACCACCTCCCAGTGTGGATTCTTCATTAAAATCTGTCAAGCTGCCACAGTCGGatcaacaaaacagcaaatctgAATTTAGTACCACCGATAAAGACATGATGGATGACATGGTTGAAGGTGAAAATTTTTTTATCCCAAGTGACCCTATACCGCAAACCAAAATGCAAGAGGAAACCAATGATAGTTCTAATATTCCTGACAGTAGCCCCAAGCCCAAGCCTTTAGACAGTAAGCCAGCCCAACTTGCGTCTACTACCCTGGAATCAAAACAAACTAATGCACCAAATGTTCCCAAACCAGAAGGACTGCTCACAAATAACAACCCTCCAGTAGTACCAGAGAAAAAAACGGAGAAACAGCTGTCCAAAACTGATCCTGTACGGCCTCCCCCGGGTACAGGACACTGTCAACCCCTATTACTCGTGCAAGGGAGGGGACGAGGTCAGCCTCCGGTCCCTATGCAAGGTACAGGGCGAGGTCAGCCCCCGGTCCCTGTGCAGGGTACAGGGCGAGGTCAGCCCCCGGTCCCTGTGCAGGGTACAGGCCGAGGTCAGCCCCCGGTCCCTGTGCAGGGTACAGGGCGAGGTCAGCCCCCGGTCCCTGTGCAGGGTACAGGACGAGGTCAGCACCCCAGCCCTGTGCAAGGTAGAGGACGGGGTAAAGAGCAGAGGGGGCATGGAGACTTCAGGGGACAAAACTTTGTACCACCTGAGGGACAGATTGACGAAATGTTGCATGATTTTATGCCACCCGAGGAAGAAGAATTTATGCAGGAGCAAGAGGAAGACTTCCAATGGCAGGATCCTTCAGTTGAGGAGTTTGGTGGTGAGACGTTCGAGGCACCCGATGAAGAAATGTGGATCCCTGAGGATCATCACTTCCAAACAGAAGAGAAATATTATGAGGGACCATTGCAAGGACCTCCTTTGGGGAGAGGGGGGTTCCCGATGATGAGAGGACGTCCCCCTATAGCTAGAGGAGGTGGCCCCATGGGTCGAGGAGTTCCACCTTTGGGGAGAGGAGGACCATTTATTGGCAGAGGGGGTCCGCCAATGGGCAGAGGAGGGCCACCAATGGGCAGAGGAGGGCCACCAATGGGCAGAGGAGGGCCACCAATGGGCAGAGGAGGGCCACCAATGGGCAGAGGAGGGCCACCAATGGGTAGAGGAGGGCCGCCTATGGTTAGGGGCGGCCCACCCATGGGACGAGGAGGGCCACCCATGGGACGAGGAGGGCCACCTATGGGGAGAGGAGGTCCGCCCATGGGAGGAGGGGAACCAATGGATGATCAATGGGAAGAAACGGAGACAGAAGAGTACTACAATGAAGAAGATGCTTACTGGGGAGAGGGTAGGCCTCCAATGAGAGGAATGAGACCACCATTTCCATCTGGCCATCGTCGTCCACCACGCGGCTGTCCTGGTTTCATGCATCAGGGGCGAGGACCACCGCCTCATCTAGCACACGGACCAATAGATGAGGAGTCATTCGGCCATGAGACTGGTGATATGGAAATGGTTCCATCAGAGCATTACATGTATGGTGGGCATGACCCGCATAACTTGCCAATGCACCCAGCTAGAGGACGAGGCAGACGGCCTCCCCCACCCCATGAAGCAATGGGTCCTGACGGGGAGCCATTTTATCATGAAGAAATGGAGAATGAACAGGATTGGCTGCCACCCCATGGGAGACGTCCTCCAATGCCCCATGAGATCATGGAAAGGGGCGGAATGGGAAGAAGACCGATGGGACGTGGAATGGCAAGAGGTATGATGCGGCCAGGTTCATCCCATGAACACGAAGAGGTATACAGTGAGGTTAACGTTGAAAACTATGTTCATGGAGAAGATCGCTGGCGGTCACTGCATCCTGATGACCCCCGACACGAGGCCAGATTCTATGACTCTGAATGGGATACAGAGCGCCCTCCACCGGAACGGGACTTTTCACCCCGCTTGCCGCCCTTAGAGCACTTCAGGGAAGACCGCTGGCTTGATGACAGAGAAAGAGTTCACCCATACCCATATGATGACGAGTACGACCGAAGAAGAGGAGAAATCAGAATCCGAGAGTATCCGGATGAGCCACCATCCCGACCGGAAGACCCATCGCAGCGTCCTCCAGAATGGGATCGACCTTCAAGACACCCACCGTCAGAAAGATTGTATCCATCTTATGGGGATCACAGGGATGAACCCCGTTTGGACAGGCCACCACTCTCTGAACCTGCTGAAAACTTGCCAGAGAGCTCAATTGACTTAGCGGCACAAGGAGCAGGCGGAGGGAACGTACTTGCTCTTTCCCAACGTCAACATGAAATCATCTTGAAAGCGGCCCAGGAACTTAAACGCATCAG GGAAATACAGGAGGGCAAGCCTGTTGAAACTGAATCTCAGCCTGCACCAGCTGACATATTACCTGACCTCCCCGCTGGGCTCCTTGGTTTGGAGATCCCACCAGAAGTCAGAAATGCTCTCAAG GGCATGACTACAGCTGCTCAGACAGCTCCATCTTGGGATACTAATCCTGCTGCACTTGCGCCTGCAGTAATTCCAAAGACTGTGGATTACGGGCATGGACATG ATACTGGTCTCACTGTTGAGCGGATTGCTTACGGCGAGAGAGTTGTGTTGAGGCCTGACCCAGACAGGGGCTATGAAAAAG AACCTCTTCGAGATCCTTACAGCAGGGATCCATACTATGACAGACGCTCAGACCCTTATATGGATCGCCGTGAGTACTCCCGAGAAAGAGAGCTCTACAGAGAAAAACCTCCACCTGAATACGAAAGAGAGAGATTTGGGAGGGAACGTTATCTGCCAAGAAACAGAGATGAAAG agctccattggcaccCCCTCATCATTCAGGATACAGGGAAAGAGACCGTGACCTTAGAGAGAGGGATCGAAGTGGCAGCCGTGATCGAGAGGACCTTTATGGACGGCCCGGTTATGATAGACCTCTCTATGAGCGCACGGCCCTCGACTGTGGTGGGTCTGAACGCTATGGCCACGGCTCTTCACCTTTTG TAGACAGAAGAAGTTACCCAGAAGACCGAGGGCCCCCTGCCGCACCACTTGCACCACCACCACAGCCACCGCCACAAGTCGAGAAGAAGCCTGAAATCAAGAACGTGGATGATATCCTCAAACCACCAGGAAGGCAGTCCAGACCTGAGAGG ATTGTCGTCATCATGAGAGGGCTTCCTGGCAGTGGAAAAAGCCATGTCGCAAAGCTAATACGG GACAAGGAGGTAGACTGCGGCGGCGCCCCACCCAGAGTTCTGGTTTTAGACGACTATTTCATGAGCGAGGTTGAGAAAGTCGAGAAAGACCCAGACACAGGGAGGAGGGTCAAAAGAAAG GTACTCGAGTACGAGTATGAGCCAGAAATGGAGGATACGTACCGGAGCAGCATGCTTAAGACCTTCAAGAAAACTCTGGATGATGGCTTTTTCCCTTTCATCATATTAGACACCATTAATGACCGAGTTAAACATTTTGATCAGTTCTGGAGTGCTGCCAAAACAAAAGGTTTTGAA GTCTATATTGCTGAAATAACTGCTGACACCCACACATGCTCAAAGAGAAATGCCCACGGACGCTCGCATAAGGACATAACGAAG ATGTCCAACAACTGGGAGTCCACGCCTCGTCACATGGTCCGCTTGGATGTCCGATCCCTGCTACAGGACGCTGCTATAGAGGAG GTGGAAATGGAAGACTTTAATCCTGAGGATGAGCCCAAAGAAGCCaagagagaagaggaagaagagggtgACCTG GGCTACATTCCAAAAAGCAAATGGGAGATGGACACATCGGAAGCAAAACTCG ACAAGCTGGATGGTCTGGGGAGCGGCGGGAAGAGGAAACGTGAAGGCGAGCACATGGCAGGCATGGAGGACTATCTTCAGCTGCCAGATGACTATGCCACCCGCATGTCTCAGCCAGGAAAGAAAAGG